In Ruminiclostridium papyrosolvens DSM 2782, the following proteins share a genomic window:
- a CDS encoding TrkA C-terminal domain-containing protein, with translation MEKGVRITNPRYQQIAADVASKIASKSYSVGEKIYARSSIASQYGVSAETARRAICVLTDLGIVETEIGNGVIIKSYEKAVDFVRHYHEIQTVNNLKKDIQDSMERQSKELQFFNDCLSKLIEKTDRFRSINPFTPFEIEITQNTPYLNRTASETNFWHKTNATIVAIKRETKLLLSPGPYAIFLSGDIVYFIGDENCFERVQKFLYP, from the coding sequence ATGGAGAAGGGTGTTAGAATTACAAATCCAAGATATCAGCAGATTGCTGCCGATGTTGCTTCTAAAATTGCAAGCAAATCCTATTCGGTAGGAGAAAAAATATATGCGCGGTCTTCCATAGCAAGTCAATACGGAGTATCCGCTGAAACAGCAAGGCGTGCCATATGCGTTTTGACTGATTTGGGGATAGTAGAGACTGAAATTGGAAATGGCGTAATAATTAAGTCCTATGAAAAAGCTGTGGATTTTGTTAGGCATTACCATGAAATACAAACAGTAAATAATTTGAAAAAGGATATTCAGGACAGCATGGAACGGCAATCAAAAGAATTACAATTTTTTAATGATTGCCTGTCAAAGCTTATAGAGAAGACAGACCGTTTTCGCTCCATAAATCCTTTTACACCATTTGAAATAGAGATTACTCAGAATACTCCGTATTTAAACCGAACAGCATCTGAAACAAATTTCTGGCACAAGACAAATGCAACAATAGTTGCTATCAAAAGAGAAACTAAGCTATTGCTGTCCCCCGGACCGTATGCAATATTTTTATCAGGAGATATAGTATATTTTATAGGGGATGAAAATTGTTTTGAAAGAGTACAAAAATTCTTATATCCATAA
- a CDS encoding ABC transporter ATP-binding protein (Members of the family are the ATP-binding subunit of ABC transporters for substrates such as betaine, L-proline or other amino acids, choline, carnitine, etc. The substrate specificity is best determined from the substrate-binding subunit, rather than this subunit, as it interacts with the permease subunit and not with substrate directly.), whose amino-acid sequence MIRFENISKKYKDKTVLKNISLEIEKGQLVSFIGESGCGKTTTLKMINRLIKPSSGKIFINGEDIEKKDIIKLRRNMGYVIQQTGLFPHMTIKENIELIPKVQKKDATEIKKRTYELLEMVGMESEDFLDRYPSEISGGQQQRVGVARAFATDPEIILMDEPFSALDPMTRVSLQDELINIQSSIKKTIVFVTHDMDEAIKISDKICIMKDGEILQYDTPENILKNPNNEFVSEFVGKNRIWASPEFIKAKDIMIDTPITCHSNMTLLRCIERMRKEKVDSLLVIEEKTKRLIGIASARKIQSQSDRTINVGNIMSTKFPSVHEDDSIIDILKIVDERHASAVPVLSESGKLMGLVTKSSLVTTLSQQYLDMENLE is encoded by the coding sequence ATGATTCGATTTGAAAATATATCAAAAAAATATAAAGATAAAACTGTACTAAAAAACATTTCTCTGGAAATTGAAAAAGGCCAATTGGTTTCATTTATCGGAGAAAGTGGCTGTGGCAAGACAACTACTTTAAAAATGATTAACCGCCTAATCAAACCTTCATCAGGAAAGATATTTATAAATGGAGAGGATATAGAAAAAAAAGATATTATAAAGCTGAGAAGAAATATGGGATATGTAATTCAACAAACAGGCTTATTTCCTCATATGACAATAAAAGAGAATATTGAGCTGATTCCTAAGGTTCAGAAAAAAGATGCTACGGAAATAAAAAAACGCACTTACGAATTATTAGAAATGGTAGGCATGGAATCAGAAGATTTTCTTGACAGGTATCCATCAGAAATAAGCGGTGGCCAGCAGCAGAGGGTTGGAGTAGCAAGAGCATTTGCCACAGACCCGGAGATTATACTGATGGATGAGCCATTTTCGGCACTTGACCCAATGACTAGAGTCAGCCTGCAAGATGAGCTTATAAATATACAGTCATCCATAAAAAAGACAATAGTCTTTGTTACACATGATATGGACGAGGCAATCAAGATATCGGACAAGATATGTATTATGAAAGACGGAGAGATACTACAATATGATACACCTGAAAATATATTAAAAAATCCAAACAATGAATTTGTGTCAGAATTTGTAGGAAAAAACAGAATATGGGCTTCTCCTGAATTTATAAAGGCAAAAGATATTATGATTGATACTCCGATAACCTGTCATAGTAATATGACACTTCTCAGATGTATTGAGAGAATGCGTAAAGAAAAGGTGGACAGTCTGCTGGTAATTGAAGAGAAAACAAAAAGGCTGATAGGTATAGCAAGTGCAAGGAAGATACAAAGTCAGAGTGACCGTACAATAAATGTTGGAAATATTATGTCTACTAAATTTCCAAGTGTCCATGAAGATGACTCAATTATAGATATTTTAAAAATAGTTGACGAAAGGCATGCATCCGCAGTCCCGGTCCTCAGCGAAAGCGGAAAACTTATGGGATTGGTAACTAAGAGCAGCCTTGTTACTACTCTGAGTCAGCAGTACTTGGATATGGAAAATTTGGAGTAA
- a CDS encoding glycine betaine ABC transporter substrate-binding protein encodes MNFIDYLVLNKTQILNLLVEHVKLTVIAVGFAIMLGVPLGILISYVKKLNRPVLGFANVIQAIPSMALLGFSIPFLGIGTLPAVVMVILYSLLPIIKNTFTGIQNINPLTLEAARGIGLTKFQILTKIQIPLALPVIMAGVRISAVTAVGLMTIAAFIGAGGLGFLVFSGIRTVNNNQILAGAIPACLLALLVDYLVGLIEKMVTPISLQKNKKSKEKQRKERRYNKIVLSLAGLLTVIIIFSTIISSLGSDGKVIRIAGKDFTEQHILVNMFADLIEEKTDLNVERKVNLGGTQVCFSALKSGDIDLYFDYSGTAYGDTLKYPPISDMKKVYNTVKKDFKEKFNISVLKQMGFNNTYVLAVTNETSKKYNLKSISDMARVAPNLTVGTTLEFLNREDGLLGITKKYNFKFKDAKGLDGSPRYTALINKETDVVDAFSTDGLLKKFNLVSLEDDKNFFPPYYAIPLVREEIIQKYPEIEPVIEELGDILTNEVMIELNYKVDELQKEPSAVAKEFLIEKGLI; translated from the coding sequence ATGAATTTTATTGATTATTTAGTACTAAATAAAACCCAAATACTGAATCTTCTTGTTGAGCATGTTAAGCTTACAGTAATTGCTGTAGGATTTGCCATAATGTTGGGTGTACCACTTGGAATATTAATTAGTTATGTAAAAAAATTAAATAGACCGGTATTAGGTTTTGCTAACGTAATTCAGGCAATTCCAAGTATGGCTCTGCTTGGATTTTCCATTCCCTTTTTAGGGATAGGTACACTTCCTGCGGTAGTAATGGTAATACTGTATTCTCTTTTACCTATTATTAAAAATACGTTTACGGGAATACAGAATATTAATCCGCTGACACTGGAGGCTGCCCGTGGAATAGGTCTTACGAAATTTCAGATATTAACAAAAATACAAATTCCTCTGGCATTGCCTGTAATAATGGCAGGAGTCAGAATTTCAGCGGTAACGGCAGTTGGACTGATGACCATAGCTGCGTTTATTGGTGCCGGAGGACTGGGCTTTTTAGTTTTTTCGGGTATAAGAACAGTAAATAACAACCAGATTCTGGCAGGTGCTATTCCTGCATGTCTGCTTGCGCTTTTGGTGGATTATCTTGTAGGCTTGATTGAAAAAATGGTTACTCCAATCAGTCTGCAAAAAAATAAAAAATCCAAAGAAAAGCAAAGGAAGGAAAGAAGGTATAATAAAATAGTATTGTCACTGGCGGGACTTCTGACAGTTATTATTATATTTTCAACCATAATTTCCAGCTTAGGAAGTGACGGAAAAGTAATACGTATTGCGGGAAAAGATTTTACTGAGCAGCATATACTTGTAAATATGTTTGCTGACCTTATTGAAGAAAAAACTGATTTGAATGTAGAAAGGAAAGTAAATCTGGGAGGAACTCAGGTGTGTTTTTCAGCTCTCAAGTCAGGAGATATTGATTTATACTTTGACTATAGTGGTACGGCATATGGAGACACCTTGAAGTATCCGCCCATATCAGATATGAAAAAGGTATATAATACCGTCAAAAAGGATTTCAAAGAAAAGTTCAATATCAGTGTACTAAAGCAAATGGGCTTCAACAATACCTATGTTCTTGCAGTTACAAATGAAACATCTAAAAAATATAATTTAAAGTCAATTAGTGACATGGCAAGGGTAGCCCCAAATTTAACAGTAGGAACAACCTTGGAATTTCTTAATCGGGAAGACGGACTTTTAGGAATTACAAAAAAGTATAATTTTAAATTTAAGGATGCCAAAGGGTTAGACGGTTCTCCAAGGTATACAGCGTTAATAAATAAGGAAACTGATGTAGTGGACGCGTTCTCTACAGATGGATTACTTAAGAAATTTAATCTTGTATCATTAGAGGATGACAAGAATTTCTTTCCTCCATATTATGCAATTCCTTTGGTAAGAGAGGAAATAATCCAAAAGTATCCTGAAATAGAGCCTGTGATTGAAGAATTGGGAGACATTCTTACAAATGAAGTTATGATAGAGCTGAATTATAAAGTTGATGAGCTTCAAAAGGAACCGTCAGCAGTAGCAAAAGAATTTTTAATTGAAAAAGGATTAATATAA